The Terriglobus sp. TAA 43 sequence GGCCGAGGGTTGGCCGCAACGGCGCTCATCCTCATGGCTGCGCTCTGGGGCTACCGCTACATGCAACACAGCGATGCCAAAACGCAGGCGCGCCACCAGGACTACCGCAGCGGGCCGGTGCGGCGCATCGGCGTGAACCCATACCCTATCAATCCCTTCCGTTGGTTCGTGGTGGCCGAAACCGCATCCGCAATGGAGATGGGCCGTTTCGACAATCGCACCAACACCTATGACACCGACACCATGCACGCGCTATCCAAACCGCCCGTAACGCCAGCCGTTGCAGCCGCAAAGCAAAGCTGGCTGGGCCGCGTGTATCTCGACTGGGCACGTTTCCCCATGGTCGAAGATCGCGGCACCGCAGAGCAGGTGCATCCTGAGATGGATCTCGATCCGCAGGAACGTACCTGGCACGTGGTGGGGTTCACCGATCTGCGTTTTGGCTACCCGGTACTGGGCATGAGCGGCAGCACCGCCCCACTGGGCGCGGAAGCCTGGGTCGATGCCACGCAGCACGTCCAGCGTGTATTTCTGGGCCGAACCGAACAGAAACTTCCGTAGATCGCGCCATCGCCACTGTGGGAGAATAGAGACATGGCCTACCTGGTGCTCCTGATCGCTATCCTGAGTCGTGTGCTGCCGCGGTTGCTGCACGTCACTGGCGGCAATGTGACCACCGTGGGCGCGTCGCTGTTGTTCTTCGGCGCATGCCTGGCCAGCGGAAAGCGTTGGCACGCAGCCTTAGCTGTAGTGGCCCTTGCAGCCACGGACTGGTGGCTTACTGTATTTGGGTACGGCTACGCCTTCCATCTCAGCGGCTACATCGTCACATGGCTCTGGTATGCCGCTGTGATCCTTGCAGCTTCCGTAACGCTGCATCGTAAGCACTCGTGGCTTGGCGTGGGCATGGCCGCGCTGGCATCTGCCACAAGCTTTTTCCTGTTGAGCAATTATGTGGTCTTCCTGCGCAGCGGCATGTATCCGCATACTTTGGAAGGTCTCATCACCTGCTACACAGCAGCGGTGCCGTTCTACCAGAACGACTTGATCTCCACGCTGCTGTTCTCGGGCCTGTTCTTCCTGCTGCCCACCACCGAAAGCATTCCGGGATTGGCTGGCACGTCCTTCCGCAAGAATGCGGCGTAAACAGGGGTCGTTGTTATGCTGAGCCGCAATCTGTACATTCTGGCGGCAACACTTATTGTGTTCTCCTTGCTCTGTTATGTGCTTGGGTTCACCGGCATCACGCATGAGGTGGGTGCTCCATCCGATAGCAGCCTGTGGCGCACCATCGGCATTGTTCTGCTGCTGCTGGGCCTGTTCGTAGCTCTGT is a genomic window containing:
- a CDS encoding DUF6580 family putative transport protein produces the protein MAYLVLLIAILSRVLPRLLHVTGGNVTTVGASLLFFGACLASGKRWHAALAVVALAATDWWLTVFGYGYAFHLSGYIVTWLWYAAVILAASVTLHRKHSWLGVGMAALASATSFFLLSNYVVFLRSGMYPHTLEGLITCYTAAVPFYQNDLISTLLFSGLFFLLPTTESIPGLAGTSFRKNAA
- a CDS encoding metal-dependent hydrolase, yielding MEPVTHMLTGACLSRALGLPAKVRYATVACVIAAEIPDADYVYRLGGPLTYFQHHRGWTHALWSLPLQAAVITAAFYFVHRMQKQRPQRHANDVPTNWPLLFGLCLLALLSHLLLDWTNNYGIRPFAPWNPRWYYGDLIFIVEPLLLLFLGGALILPLLLSLINGEIGANKPRSAGRGLAATALILMAALWGYRYMQHSDAKTQARHQDYRSGPVRRIGVNPYPINPFRWFVVAETASAMEMGRFDNRTNTYDTDTMHALSKPPVTPAVAAAKQSWLGRVYLDWARFPMVEDRGTAEQVHPEMDLDPQERTWHVVGFTDLRFGYPVLGMSGSTAPLGAEAWVDATQHVQRVFLGRTEQKLP